From a region of the Natranaerovirga pectinivora genome:
- the minE gene encoding cell division topological specificity factor MinE — MSLANILNRKASSSTAKDRLKLLLIHDRANCSPEVLEMIKSDIIDVISNYMEIDRDGIEIQITQAKSDSSDMTVPALYANIPIKSLRSLYNK; from the coding sequence ATGTCATTGGCTAATATTTTAAACCGTAAAGCGTCAAGTAGCACAGCAAAAGATAGGCTGAAATTATTACTTATTCATGATCGTGCTAATTGTTCTCCAGAGGTATTAGAAATGATAAAGTCTGATATCATTGATGTAATTAGTAATTACATGGAGATCGATAGAGATGGTATAGAAATTCAAATTACTCAAGCTAAATCCGATTCATCTGATATGACAGTACCTGCTTTATATGCTAATATTCCTATTAAGAGTTTAAGGAGCTTGTATAATAAATAG
- the minD gene encoding septum site-determining protein MinD encodes MGEVIVVTSGKGGVGKTTTTANIGTGLAMLNKKVVLIDADIGLRNLDVVMGLENRIVYNVVDVIEGNCRLKQALIKDKRYNTLHLLPAAQTRDKNAVTPEQMQKLTESLKEEFDYVIIDCPAGIEQGFKNAIAGADRAIVVTTPEVSAIRDADRIIGLLEAHEIRNSRLIVNRIRMDMVRRGDMMNINDVVEILAIDLIGAVPDDENIVISTNNGEPLVGNSTVAGKAFMNICKRITGEDIPIMEFEEKGFMKRLKSMMKFGS; translated from the coding sequence ATGGGTGAAGTCATTGTAGTCACTTCTGGAAAAGGTGGGGTAGGTAAAACTACTACTACTGCTAATATTGGGACAGGTTTAGCGATGTTAAATAAAAAGGTTGTTTTAATAGATGCAGATATCGGATTAAGAAACTTAGATGTTGTTATGGGTCTTGAAAACCGTATTGTTTATAATGTCGTAGATGTCATTGAAGGAAATTGCAGATTGAAACAAGCTTTAATAAAAGATAAAAGATACAATACCCTACATTTATTACCAGCAGCTCAAACGAGAGATAAAAATGCTGTAACACCGGAGCAAATGCAAAAGCTAACGGAATCTTTAAAAGAAGAATTTGACTATGTTATTATTGATTGTCCTGCTGGTATTGAGCAAGGCTTTAAAAATGCAATTGCAGGAGCAGATAGAGCAATAGTAGTAACGACTCCTGAAGTATCAGCAATTAGAGATGCAGATAGAATTATAGGGTTACTAGAAGCACATGAAATAAGAAATTCAAGATTAATCGTTAATAGAATTCGTATGGACATGGTTAGACGTGGTGATATGATGAACATTAATGATGTTGTAGAAATATTAGCAATAGACTTAATTGGAGCAGTTCCAGATGATGAGAATATTGTAATATCAACTAATAACGGAGAACCTTTGGTAGGAAACAGTACAGTAGCAGGTAAAGCCTTTATGAATATCTGTAAAAGAATAACAGGAGAAGATATTCCTATTATGGAATTCGAAGAAAAAGGTTTTATGAAAAGGCTGAAAAGCATGATGAAATTTGGAAGTTAA